CGGTCGACGCCCGCGCTGTCGGGGCGAGCGCGGCCACCACCAGGCCCAGCGAGAACAGCGCCGCGATGCTCAGGGCCAGCGCCGCCGCGAACTGCAGAACGCTCGCGGGCAAGGGGATGTCGAGGGCGAGGTGGCCGGCGACGACGATCACCGATGTCGACACCAGCGCGGTGCCCGCACCCACCGCGATCTGCGCGACGAGCACCATCGCCGGGTGCGCGGGTGTCGCCTGGAGCCTGCGCAGGACGCCCTTCTCCCGGTACGTCGCCAGGTAGGTCGGCAGGGAGTTGAAGGACAGCGTGGCCAGCGCCAGCGCCAGCGCGATGGAGGCGACGAAGTACGCGGCCTTCAACCCGTCGGGGTCGGGCCCGGGCGCCCCGCCGTCGCGGAACTGCAGCCCGATCGCCAGCAACAGGAACACCGGCAGCACGAGCGCGAACAGCGGCGAGACCTTGTCCCGCAGGAACAACTTCGCCTCGGTCAGGGTGAGCTTGCCCAAGCCGTTCACTGGTTTCCTCCGGTCAGCGTCACGTAGGCCTCGTCGAGCGTCGGCTGGTCCAGCCGCAGGTCCGCCACGAGCACGTGCTCCCT
The window above is part of the Allokutzneria albata genome. Proteins encoded here:
- a CDS encoding ABC transporter permease, whose protein sequence is MNGLGKLTLTEAKLFLRDKVSPLFALVLPVFLLLAIGLQFRDGGAPGPDPDGLKAAYFVASIALALALATLSFNSLPTYLATYREKGVLRRLQATPAHPAMVLVAQIAVGAGTALVSTSVIVVAGHLALDIPLPASVLQFAAALALSIAALFSLGLVVAALAPTARASTAAGMVLFFPSMFLAGVWTPKETMPSWLAAISDYTPLGAALQTLRDTWSGAGLQPHFVLVLAVTAAVLGSVAAALFRWE